From a single Calothrix sp. NIES-2098 genomic region:
- a CDS encoding Streptomyces cyclase/dehydrase produces MSDWLEHSVQVEVEAPIDLVWSLWSDLEQMPKWMKWIDSVKISPDDPDISIWKLSTGGLDFTWKSRILKVIPNQIIQWQSIDGLPNQGAIRFYDRHGSSIVKMTISYAIPGFLGKIMDNLFLGRVVESTIQADLERFREYALKQ; encoded by the coding sequence ATGTCAGACTGGCTAGAGCATAGTGTACAGGTCGAAGTTGAGGCTCCTATTGATTTAGTCTGGAGTCTCTGGTCTGATTTGGAGCAAATGCCTAAATGGATGAAGTGGATTGATTCTGTGAAAATATCGCCTGACGATCCAGATATATCTATTTGGAAGCTGAGTACTGGCGGTCTGGACTTTACCTGGAAATCCCGGATTCTCAAAGTTATACCCAATCAGATTATCCAATGGCAATCGATTGATGGTTTGCCCAATCAAGGCGCGATTCGCTTTTACGATCGCCACGGTAGTAGTATTGTCAAAATGACTATTTCCTACGCTATCCCTGGTTTTTTGGGCAAAATCATGGATAACTTGTTTTTGGGAAGAGTTGTGGAGTCAACAATTCAAGCCGATTTAGAAAGGTTTCGGGAATACGCCCTCAAACAGTAA
- a CDS encoding amine oxidase, giving the protein MRVAIVGAGLAGLATAVDLADAGCEVQIFESRPFVGGKVGSWVDGDGNHIEMGLHVFFGCYYQLFDLMGKVGALDNLRLKEHTHTFINKGGRTGALDFRFFTGAPFNGLKAFFTTSQLSVQDKLQNAIALGTSPIVRGLVDFEGAMKTIRNLDKISFADWFRSHGGSEGSIKRMWNPIAYALGFIDCENISARCMLTIFQFFAVRTEASILRMLEGSPHEYLHKPILEYLVARGTQVYTRRQVREIQFQEQGEQTQVTGIVVAQGDTEEVITADAYVFACDVPGIQRILPQQWRKWSEFDNIYKLDAVPVATVQLRFDGWVTELQDEQQRQQLNHAAGIDNLLYTADADFSCFADLALASPADYYRPGEGSLLQLVLTPGDPFIKQSNEAIAQHVLQQVHELFPSSRELNMTWYNVVKLAQSLYREAPGMDVYRPDQKTPVPNFFLAGSYTQQDYIDSMEGATISGRRAAKAILENVKQ; this is encoded by the coding sequence ATGCGCGTTGCAATCGTAGGTGCGGGACTGGCAGGGCTAGCAACTGCCGTAGATTTAGCTGATGCTGGCTGTGAAGTACAAATTTTTGAATCCCGTCCGTTTGTTGGTGGAAAAGTTGGTAGTTGGGTAGATGGCGATGGCAACCATATTGAAATGGGGTTGCACGTGTTTTTTGGCTGCTACTATCAACTATTTGACTTAATGGGGAAAGTGGGGGCGTTAGACAATCTACGCCTTAAAGAACATACCCACACTTTTATCAACAAAGGAGGGCGCACCGGTGCTTTAGATTTTCGTTTCTTCACAGGTGCGCCTTTTAATGGCTTAAAGGCATTTTTTACGACTTCCCAACTATCAGTACAAGATAAATTGCAAAATGCGATCGCCTTGGGCACTAGCCCTATAGTTAGGGGTTTAGTAGACTTTGAAGGGGCGATGAAAACCATTCGCAATTTAGATAAAATCAGCTTTGCCGATTGGTTTCGCAGTCACGGCGGTAGTGAAGGTAGCATTAAACGAATGTGGAACCCTATCGCTTACGCCTTAGGATTTATTGATTGCGAAAACATTTCTGCCCGTTGTATGTTGACTATCTTTCAGTTTTTTGCAGTTAGAACTGAAGCTTCAATACTGCGGATGCTGGAAGGTTCGCCCCATGAATATTTGCATAAACCTATATTGGAATATTTGGTAGCTAGAGGCACTCAAGTTTATACCCGTCGGCAAGTGCGGGAAATTCAGTTTCAAGAACAAGGGGAACAAACCCAGGTTACAGGTATAGTGGTTGCCCAAGGTGATACAGAAGAGGTAATTACTGCTGATGCCTACGTCTTTGCCTGTGATGTGCCAGGAATTCAGCGCATCCTCCCGCAACAGTGGCGTAAGTGGTCAGAATTTGACAATATTTACAAGCTAGATGCCGTGCCAGTTGCCACAGTACAGTTAAGGTTTGATGGTTGGGTGACAGAACTGCAAGATGAACAACAACGCCAGCAGCTAAATCATGCAGCAGGGATAGATAATTTGCTTTACACTGCCGATGCTGACTTTTCGTGTTTTGCAGATTTGGCTTTGGCTAGCCCTGCTGATTATTATCGCCCAGGAGAGGGTTCATTGTTGCAGTTAGTGCTGACACCTGGAGATCCGTTTATCAAACAAAGCAACGAAGCGATCGCCCAGCACGTTCTTCAGCAAGTACACGAACTCTTCCCTTCATCACGAGAGTTGAATATGACTTGGTACAACGTAGTTAAACTGGCCCAGTCTCTTTATCGAGAAGCGCCAGGAATGGATGTCTACCGTCCCGATCAAAAAACACCAGTCCCGAATTTCTTCTTGGCAGGAAGTTATACTCAGCAAGATTACATCGATAGCATGGAAGGAGCAACAATTTCTGGGCGACGTGCGGCAAAAGCGATTTTGGAGAATGTGAAGCAATAA
- a CDS encoding helix-turn-helix protein, CopG, with translation MIMTNKKWAVKRITVNLAAQEAEKLEQYCQQTGRPATDVIRELIRSLPISEDTKEHSK, from the coding sequence ATGATAATGACAAATAAAAAGTGGGCCGTCAAACGTATAACAGTTAATCTTGCAGCACAAGAAGCTGAAAAACTGGAACAATATTGTCAGCAAACTGGTAGACCAGCAACCGATGTCATTCGGGAACTGATTAGAAGTTTACCTATATCTGAAGATACTAAAGAACACAGCAAGTAG